The Amycolatopsis coloradensis sequence CGGCAGTGGCGACAGCACGAATTCGAGCGCTCCGGCCTCGAACGGCACGCTCACGGTCTGGCTCATGACCGGGACCGCCCCGGAAGCCCTGACGAACTCGCTCCACAAGGAATTCGAAGACGCGCACCCCGGCGTCAAGGTCAAGTACGAGATCCAGCAGTGGAACGGCATCCAGCAGAAGCTGACCACCGCGCTGGCGAGTGACAACCCGCCGGACGTGATCGAGCTGGGCAACACCCAGACCCCCGCGTTCGCGAACCAGGGCGTGCTCGCCGACCTCACCTCGAGCGTCGGCGACTTCAACGGCGCCCAGTGGCTCCAGGGCCTCAAGGCCTCGGGCGAATTCGACGGCAAGACCTACGGCGTCCCGTTCTACGCGGCCAACCGCGAGGTCATCTACCGCAAGGACATGTTCGAGCAGGCCGGTATCACCGCGACGCCGAAGACGCGCGCGGAATGGCTCGACGCGATCACCAAGCTCAAGGCCAAGTTCGGCAGCGACCCCGAGTTCCAGGCCGTCTACCACCCCGGCCAGAACTGGTACGAGCTGCTGTCCTACATCTGGGACGAGGGCGGCGACATCGCCCAGGCCAACGGGAAGTCCTTCAAGTCGACCCTGGACACCCCGCAGGCGAAGGCCGGGCTCGAGTTCTACAAGCAGCTCACCGAGGCTTCGGGCACCAAGGCCCCGAAGGACGCCGACGAGGCCACGCCGCAGCAGGCCGGCATCTACGGCGCGGGCAAGGTCGCGATGATGATCGGTGTCCCGGGTGAGGTCGACACCGCCGCCAAGACCGACCCGTCGATCAAGGAGAAGTCGGGCGCGTTCCCGATCCCGGGCAAGACCGCCGACAAGTCGGCCCCGGTCTTCCTCGGCGGTTCGAACCTGGTCATCCCGGCCAACAGCAAGAACGCGGCCGCGGCCAAGGACTACGTCAAGCTGTTCTCCACCCCGAAGTACCAGACCGAGCTGGCCAAGGCCGGTTACGTTCCCGGTACCTCGACCGACGTGTCCGCGCTCGACGCGAACCCGCTCACCAAGGTCATGGCCGAGGCGTCCAAGAACGGCCGCGCCGTGCCGACCAGCCCCAAGTGGGGTGACGTCGAATCCGGTCAGAACCCGATCAAGGACATGCTGACCGCCTACCTGACCGGAACGAAGACGCTCGACCAGGCGACCGCCGACGCCAACGCAGCGCTCGACAAGCTCATCGGCGGATGACCACGACCAAAGATGTGACGATGCCGGCGGGGGCCACCCGCGCTAGATCGNNNNNNNNNNACCATCGGCGCGCTCGGCATCGCCGCGCATCAAGCCGCCGAAGTCCACCCGGCGCCTCCGTCTCGGCGAACGGACGGCGCCGTACCTGTTGATCCTTCCCGCACTGGTCGCGATCCTCGCCCTGCTGGGGTGGCCGACGCTGCAACTGGTCGGGATCAGTCTCCGCAAGCTCGACCTCCGTGAGCTGGTCTCCGGAGAAATGGTCTGGGTCGGGTTCGAGAACTTCTCCGCGATCCTGTCCGACCCCGAATTCTGGGAGATCACCGTCCGCACGCTGGTGTTCACCGCCGCGGTCGTGATCACCACCCTGCTGCTCGCGCTGTTCATGGCGTTGCTGATGCGGCACCTCAACCCGGTGGTCCGGGTGATCCTTCAAGTCGCGCTGATCCTCGCGTGGGCGACGCCGGTGGTCGCGACCACCACGGTCTTCCAGTGGATCTTCGACCAGCAGTACGGGATCCTGAACAAGACGCTCGCGAAACTCGGCTTCGAGCAGTTCATCGGGCATTCCTGGTTCTCCACCGGCCCGAGCACACTGACCGTCATCGGCCTGCTGGTCGTCTGGCAGGCGGTGCCGTTCGTGGCGTTCACGCTCTACGCCGGGCTTCTCGGCGTCCCGAAGGAGCAGTACGAGGCCGCCGGCATCGACGGCGCGAACGCCTGGCAGGCGTTCTGGGCGGTCAGCTGGCCGGCGATCCGGCCGATCCTGACCATGGTCACGTTCCTGTCGGTCCTGTGGGACTTCAAGGTGTTCGCCCAGGTGTGGGCGATCCGTCAAGGCGGGCCGGACGGCGCCAGCACGACGCTGCCGGTCTACATGTACCTCAAGGGCCTCGCGGGCAACCACTTCGGCCTGGCGGCGACCGCCGCCCTGCTGATGATGCTCGTGCTGATCCTGCTCACCGCCCGGTACGTCCAGCTGCTGGTGCGCACGAAGGAGGCCGACCTGTCATGAGGAAGTCCCTGACCCAGCGGATCGGCCTCGGCACGCTCGGCGTGGTCGTGGCCGTCCTGTTCGTCTTCCCGACGTACTGGATGATCACCTCCTCGCTGAAGACACCGGGCCAGGTCCTGTCCCCGGACTACGACCTGATCCCGCTCTCGGTGACGTTCGACAACTTCGTCTCGGCGCTGACGAAGCCCGGCTTCGCCACGTACCTCACCAACAGCCTGATCGTCACGATCGGCGCGGTGCTGTGCTCGCTCGTCGCGGGTGTGCTGGCCGCGGTCCCCTTGTCCCGTATGCGTTTTCGCGGGCGTAAGGGGTTCCTGCTGCTGGTGCTCGTCGCTCAACTGGCGCCGTTCGAAGCGCTGCTGATCCCGATGTACCTGCTGATGCGCGACGCCGGGCTGCTCAACCAGCTGCCTTCGCTGCTGCTGGTGTACTTCGCGGCGACGCTGCCTTTCACGTGCTGGATGCTCTACGGCTTCGTCAACGGCATCCCGTACGACCTCGAAGAGGCCGCGATGATCGACGGATGCAGCCGGGCGGGCGCCTTCCGCCGGGTGACGCTGCCGTTGCTCGCGCCGGGACTGGTGACCACCTCGGTGTTCAGTTTCATCACCGCGTGGAACGAGTTCCTGTTCGCGTTCGTGTTCATGCGCGACCAGAACAAGCAGACGCTGCCGGTGTGGCTGTCCTCGTTCCGCACGGCGTTCTCCGTGGACTGGGGCGGCATCATGGCGGCGTCGGTCATCTACGCCGTGCCCGCACTGGTGTTCTTCATCATCGTTCAGCGCAAGCTCGTGTCCAACCTGACCGCTGGCGCAGTGAAGGGGTAATCCTTGTCTTCACCGGAAAAGCTCGCCGCATCCGTTCTCGTCCCGGGCTTCGACGGCACGACCGCGCCGGATTGGCTGCGGCGCAAGGTGGCCGACGGTCTCGGCGGCGCGATCCTGTTCGGCCGCAACGTGGTCGACGACGAGCAGGTGGCCGCGCTGAGCGCGCAGCTGCGGGCGGAACGGCCCGGCGTGCTCGTCGGCATCGACGAGGAGGGCGGTGACGTCACCCGGCTCGACGTCGCCACCGGCTCGTTCGTGCCGGGGCCGCTCGCACTCGGCGCCGCGGACGACGTCGAGCTGACGACCTCGGTCGCGGCGGCGCTCGGCGAACGGCTGGCCGCGTGCGGGGTCACGATCAACTTCGCCCCGTGCGCGGATCTGACGCTCGCGGCGGAGGATCCCTCGATCGGGGTCCGCGCGTTCGGTTCGGATCCGGTGAAGGCGTCGCCGCATGTCGCGGCGTACATCACCGGCCTGCAGAAGTACGGCGTGGCCGCGTCGGCCAAGCACTTCCCCGGGCACGGTGCCGCGACCGACGATTCGCACCACGCGCTCCCGGTCTTGCCCAGGACCGAGGCGGAACTGCACGAACTCGAACTCGTCCCGTTCAAGGCGGCGATCGCGGCGGGAGTGCGCGCGGTGATGACCGGGCACCTCGTCGTGCCCGCGTGGGGTGATCTGCCCGCGACGCTCAACCCGAAGGCGCTCACCGACGTCCTGCGCGGCGAACTCGGCTTCACCGGCGCGGTGGTCACCGACGCGCTCGACATGGGTGCCGTCGCCGGCGAACTCGGCAAGACCGAGGGGGTCGGCCGGGCGTCGGTGCGGGCGCTGATCGCCGGTGCCGACGCGCTCTGCCTCGGCGGTGTGTCGTTCGAAGAGGACGAGCTGAACCGGATCGCGGCGGTCATCGCGGCCGCCGTCGAGTCCGGTGAACTGCCGCTGGAGCGGCTGGCCGAGGCGTCGGAGCGGGTCGCGACGCTCGGCACTCCCCCGGTGTCGACGCCGATCTCGCCGGTGGATCATCGGCTCGGCCTGGAGGCGGCGCGCAAGGCGTTGCGGATCCAGGGTTCGCCGAAGCTGGCCGGGCCACCGCTGGTGATCGACATCGAGACCGAGCCGATCGTCGCGGCGGGCCCGATGCCGTGGGGACTCGGCTCGCATCTGACCGAACTCGTGCCCGGCACGCGGGCGCTCAAGGTCGGCGCGGACGGGATCGCGACCGCGATCGAGGCCGTCCACGGCGCCCGCGACCTCGTGATCGTGACGCGCGAGGCGCACCGGCACCCCGAGGTGCGCGAGTTCCTCGGCTGGCTGCGAGAGTCCACTGTGGACTACATCCGGGTCGAGACCGGCGTGCCGGGGCCGGAGACCGACGGCCCGCGGATCGACACGTTCAGCGGGTCCTACGTCAGCCTCCGGGCCGCGGCTGAGTACTTGGCCTGATCCCTCTCGCATTTCGTCCTCTGTCTGCGGTACATGCACACGCAAGTACCGCGTTCAGAGGACGAAACGCGTTCGAGGGTAATTCGGTTGCGGTACCGGATCAGAGGTGTTGTAGTCCTGAGGATCGGTTCCCGGCCTAGGAGATGATCGTCTTGCGAGTGTCCACGTCCTTCCATCAGGTAATTCCCGCCTACCTCGAGGACAAGACCACTCGTGAAGACCCTCAATCTGGGGATTCTGGCGCATGTTGACGCCGGGAAGACGAGCCTGACCGAGCGGCTGTTGCACACCGCCGGGATCATCGGCGAACCGGGCAGCGTCGACGACGGCAGCACGCAGACCGACACACTGGCGCTCGAACGCGCCCGCGGCATCACCATCAAGGCGGCCGTGGTCTCGTTCGCCCTCGGCGACGTCACCGTCAACCTGATCGACACCCCCGGCCACCCCGATTTCATCGCCGAGGTCGAACGCGCGCTCGGCGTGCTCGACGGCGCCGTCCTGGTGCTTTCGGCGGTCGAAGGCGTCCAGGCGCAGACCCGTGTCCTGATGCGGACGCTGCGACGGCTGGGCATCCCGGTGCTGCTGTTCGTGAACAAACTGGACCGCCGAGGAGCCGATCCCGGCAGGGTGTTCCAGGAAATCACCGCGAAACTCACGCCGTCGGCGATCGCGATGGACCCGATGGAACCCGATCGGGTGATCGACCTTCTGGCGACCCTCGACGAGGACTTCCTCACCGAGTACCTCACCGCCCCGGACGCGTTCACGCCGTCGCGGCTCCGCGCCGAACTGACTGCGAAAGTCGCCGAAGGTCTCGCTCATCCGGTCTACTTCGGGTCCGCGATCACCGGCGCCGGGATCGACGCGCTCCGCGACGGTATCGAGAACCTGTTGCCCGCCGAGGAAAGCGACGTCGACGGGCCGCTGTCCGGCACGGTGTTCAAAGTCGAGCGCGCGCCGGGCGGTGAGAAGATCGCCTACGTGCGGCTGTTCTCCGGCAGCGTCGCCGTGCGCGACAAGGTCCCGCTCGGGGACGGCGAAGGCAAGGTCACCGCGATCAGCGTCTTCGACAACGGCTCAGCCGTGCCGTCGGGATCGGTCGACGCCGGGCGGATCGCGAAGCTTTCGGGGCTCGATGTCCGGATCGGAGACATGCTCGGGGCCCGGGCGCGAGTGCGGGAAGCGCTGTTCTCGCCACCCACACTGGAAACCGTCGTCTCGCCGGTGCGCCCGTCCGATCGCGGGCCACTGCACCAGGCGCTCACCCGGCTGACCGAGCAGGACCCCCTGATCGGCCTGCGGCACGACGAGGTCCGCCAGGAGACTTCCGTTTCGCTGTACGGAGAAGTGCAGAAAGAGGTCATACAGGCGACGCTCGC is a genomic window containing:
- a CDS encoding extracellular solute-binding protein gives rise to the protein MKRWLKMAAGAAAITLATAGCAGSGSGDSTNSSAPASNGTLTVWLMTGTAPEALTNSLHKEFEDAHPGVKVKYEIQQWNGIQQKLTTALASDNPPDVIELGNTQTPAFANQGVLADLTSSVGDFNGAQWLQGLKASGEFDGKTYGVPFYAANREVIYRKDMFEQAGITATPKTRAEWLDAITKLKAKFGSDPEFQAVYHPGQNWYELLSYIWDEGGDIAQANGKSFKSTLDTPQAKAGLEFYKQLTEASGTKAPKDADEATPQQAGIYGAGKVAMMIGVPGEVDTAAKTDPSIKEKSGAFPIPGKTADKSAPVFLGGSNLVIPANSKNAAAAKDYVKLFSTPKYQTELAKAGYVPGTSTDVSALDANPLTKVMAEASKNGRAVPTSPKWGDVESGQNPIKDMLTAYLTGTKTLDQATADANAALDKLIGG
- a CDS encoding sugar ABC transporter permease, yielding PSARSASPRIKPPKSTRRLRLGERTAPYLLILPALVAILALLGWPTLQLVGISLRKLDLRELVSGEMVWVGFENFSAILSDPEFWEITVRTLVFTAAVVITTLLLALFMALLMRHLNPVVRVILQVALILAWATPVVATTTVFQWIFDQQYGILNKTLAKLGFEQFIGHSWFSTGPSTLTVIGLLVVWQAVPFVAFTLYAGLLGVPKEQYEAAGIDGANAWQAFWAVSWPAIRPILTMVTFLSVLWDFKVFAQVWAIRQGGPDGASTTLPVYMYLKGLAGNHFGLAATAALLMMLVLILLTARYVQLLVRTKEADLS
- a CDS encoding carbohydrate ABC transporter permease yields the protein MRKSLTQRIGLGTLGVVVAVLFVFPTYWMITSSLKTPGQVLSPDYDLIPLSVTFDNFVSALTKPGFATYLTNSLIVTIGAVLCSLVAGVLAAVPLSRMRFRGRKGFLLLVLVAQLAPFEALLIPMYLLMRDAGLLNQLPSLLLVYFAATLPFTCWMLYGFVNGIPYDLEEAAMIDGCSRAGAFRRVTLPLLAPGLVTTSVFSFITAWNEFLFAFVFMRDQNKQTLPVWLSSFRTAFSVDWGGIMAASVIYAVPALVFFIIVQRKLVSNLTAGAVKG
- a CDS encoding glycoside hydrolase family 3 protein, which encodes MSSPEKLAASVLVPGFDGTTAPDWLRRKVADGLGGAILFGRNVVDDEQVAALSAQLRAERPGVLVGIDEEGGDVTRLDVATGSFVPGPLALGAADDVELTTSVAAALGERLAACGVTINFAPCADLTLAAEDPSIGVRAFGSDPVKASPHVAAYITGLQKYGVAASAKHFPGHGAATDDSHHALPVLPRTEAELHELELVPFKAAIAAGVRAVMTGHLVVPAWGDLPATLNPKALTDVLRGELGFTGAVVTDALDMGAVAGELGKTEGVGRASVRALIAGADALCLGGVSFEEDELNRIAAVIAAAVESGELPLERLAEASERVATLGTPPVSTPISPVDHRLGLEAARKALRIQGSPKLAGPPLVIDIETEPIVAAGPMPWGLGSHLTELVPGTRALKVGADGIATAIEAVHGARDLVIVTREAHRHPEVREFLGWLRESTVDYIRVETGVPGPETDGPRIDTFSGSYVSLRAAAEYLA
- a CDS encoding translation factor GTPase family protein, with amino-acid sequence MKTLNLGILAHVDAGKTSLTERLLHTAGIIGEPGSVDDGSTQTDTLALERARGITIKAAVVSFALGDVTVNLIDTPGHPDFIAEVERALGVLDGAVLVLSAVEGVQAQTRVLMRTLRRLGIPVLLFVNKLDRRGADPGRVFQEITAKLTPSAIAMDPMEPDRVIDLLATLDEDFLTEYLTAPDAFTPSRLRAELTAKVAEGLAHPVYFGSAITGAGIDALRDGIENLLPAEESDVDGPLSGTVFKVERAPGGEKIAYVRLFSGSVAVRDKVPLGDGEGKVTAISVFDNGSAVPSGSVDAGRIAKLSGLDVRIGDMLGARARVREALFSPPTLETVVSPVRPSDRGPLHQALTRLTEQDPLIGLRHDEVRQETSVSLYGEVQKEVIQATLADEYGLDVTFSETTTICVEHVSGTGSAAELIGKAPNPFLATVGLRVGPGSPGSGISFQLEVELGSMPYSFVKAVEETVKETLREGLHGWEVLDCVVTMTHSGYYARQSHAHGTFDKSMSSTAGDFRDLTPLVLMAALREAGTTVHEPMHRFFLQAPADTLGPVTALLAQARAVPRTTVTKAGTAELEGEIPAAKTHEVHQFLPSAARGEGTMETAFHGYRPVRGAAPSRSRTDQNPLNRKEYLLRVLRRV